From a single Brassica napus cultivar Da-Ae chromosome C9, Da-Ae, whole genome shotgun sequence genomic region:
- the LOC106397924 gene encoding uncharacterized protein LOC106397924, which yields MVKFQENLSRGGMSRGGLSRGGMPRRSLRQQGIDVTPIGKAIKKVVGQRKKRKTRQINEVVDKETEEEVGEDMEKDVGEDMEKNVGEENDREVGQTVEKEVEQQVREEHVEEEVEQQVGEEHVEEEVAITKKKRTRGLTKMQKVAKDPLVKVDVQFTTTGKHYGPGSVTLSSFLGPLVREHVSVLREDWRQLDDQTEDILWEEIQGKFNLTEEWQKDAVFQQMGCLWRASKYRLVSQLRAAKSNAVRLNLKPSNIQSIETWNTWVKNMTSPSFQIRSNKYRELRRAQIPHTTSRKGMFRLSQEMKEKSSDPKQVTRSKVWLVGHTYTDGTPVRPEFADTFEKIQSVDSQMDSTSCDNVREDAVSQVLGKDKCGRVRGLGRGVTITKLAFRQARDSKVENLEAKQVELISKVDHLNNVVRQLAGKRSDHGSSQSEISDVSKGGIRCQLLDWYAVEDIVVGEEEFCSAEPTYKIGRIPPRPNAAAVIVKSVVKTEASLWRPTQTQFSLEDVVGVKIPWPVDKVILDDENSTRTGNKASGSSGTNGNESIERCQIYDWNSNDCVIAEGVMCSTDQKEMVNNIPLGPNAVIMMVDAVLKPNAFLWRPTAEMFTVGDALNAKIAWPVHKIQLLKIPTQAESVTKPPPATASNKTTASKRTSNTNGNAKKKCIMFECNNYGRIVAEDRVCSTDPEDRVHFVPLGPNASKVWIEVSKISDAGVWRPNSKVQFISDAVGITVAWPNDKIRFI from the exons ATGGTGAAGTTTCAAGAAAACTTGTCTAGAGGAGGAATGTCTAGAGGAGGACTGTCTAGAGGAGGAATGCCTCGTCGAAGTTTGCGTCAACAAGGAATAGATGTCACTCCTATTGGAAAGGCGATCAAAAAAGTGGTTGGCCaacgaaaaaaaagaaaaactagacAGATAAATGAAGTAGTAGATAAAGAGACAGAGGAAGAAGTTGGTGAAGACATGGAGAAAGACGTTGGTGAAGACATGGAGAAAAACGTTGGTGAAGAGAATGATAGAGAAGTTGGTCAAACTGTTGAGAAAGAAGTTGAGCAACAGGTTAGAGAAGAACATGTTGAGGAAGAAGTTGAGCAACAGGTTGGAGAAGAACATGTTGAGGAAGAAGTTGCTataacaaagaagaagagaaccaGAGGCTTGACCAAAATGCAGAAAGTGGCAAAAGACCCTCTGGTTAAGGTTGATGTGCAATTCACTACAACTGGCAAACATTATGGACCTGGTTCAGTAACCCTTTCATCATTCCTGGGTCCACTTGTAAGGGAGCATGTGTCGGTTCTACGTGAAGATTGGAGGCAGCTCGATGATCAGACAGAGGACATACTATGGGAGGAAATTCAG GGGAAATTTAATTTGACAGAAGAATGGCAGAAAGATGCAGTTTTCCAGCAGATGGGTTGTTTGTGGAGGGCTTCCAAGTATAGACTTGTTTCCCAGTTGCGTGCTGCAAAAAGTAACGCTGTGAGACTTAACTTAAAACCAAGCAACATACAATCTATTGAAACTTGGAATACATGGGTGAAGAACATGACTAGCCCATCGTTTCAG ATAAGAAGTAACAAATACAGAGAACTAAGGAGGGCTCAGATACCCCACACCACAAGCCGCAAAGGAATGTTTCGCCTATCTCAGGAGATG AAAGAAAAGAGTTCAGACCCCAAACAGGTTACAAGGAGTAAGGTGTGGCTAGTAGGACACACCTATACAGATGGGACCCCTGTGCGTCCAGAATTTGCAGATACATTT GAAAAAATTCAGTCAGTTGATAGTCAGATGGACTCCACATCTTGTGATAATGTTAGAGAAGATGCTGTTAGTCAAGTACTCGGAAAAGACAAATGTGGAAGAGTTAGAGGGTTGGGTAGAGGTGTTACCATTACTAAGCTAGCATTCCGTCAGGCTAGAGATTCAAAAGTAGAAAATCTTGAGGCTAAACAAGTTGAATTGATTAGCAAGGTGGACCACTTGAATAATGTAGTTCGTCAATTAGCTGGGAAGCGTAGTGATCATGGGTCTTCTCAATCGGAAATAAGTGATGTTAGCAAAGGAGGAATTAGGTGTCAGCTCCTTGACTGGTATGCAGTAGAAGATATTGTTGTCGGGGAAGAAGAATTTTGCTCTGCTGAGCCAACATACAAGATTGGTCGCATTCCTCCTCGCCCTAATGCGGCAGCTGTTATAGTGAAGAGTGTAGTAAAGACAGAAGCTTCTCTCTGGAGGCCTACACAAACCCAATTCTCGCTTGAAGATGTTGTGGGAGTCAAAATTCCATGGCCGGTTGATAAAGTGATTTTGGACGATGAAAATTCTACAAGAACTGGAAATAAAGCTTCTGGATCCTCg GGTACAAATGGGAATGAATCAATCGAGAGATGCCAAATTTATGATTGGAATAGCAATGATTGTGTTATTGCTGAGGGTGTCATGTGTTCAACTGACCAGAAGGAAATGGTGAACAATATACCATTGGGTCCTAATGCTGTAATTATGATGGTCGATGCTGTGCTTAAACCCAATGCGTTTTTGTGGAGACCAACTGCGGAGATGTTTACAGTGGGTGATGCTTTGAATGCAAAAATTGCATGGCCAGTTCATAAGATTCAGTTGCTGAAAATACCTACACAAGCTGAGTCAGTTACAAAACCACCACCG GCTACTGCAAGTAACAAGACTACTGCAAGTAAAAGGACGAGTAATACCAATGGTAATGCAAAGAAGAAGTGCATCATGTTCGAGTGTAACAACTATGGACGGATTGTCGCTGAAGACCGAGTATGTTCTACTGATCCAGAAGACCGTGTTCATTTTGTCCCACTAGGTCCCAACGCTAGCAAGGTCTGGATAGAAGTTTCAAAGATTAGTGATGCAGGAGTGTGGAGACCAAATTCAAAAGTTCAGTTCATTTCGGATGCAGTTGGCATCACAGTCGCTTGGCCTAATGATAAAATCAGATTTAtctaa
- the LOC125593440 gene encoding uncharacterized protein LOC125593440, producing the protein MVAEEEYEEHFDQWRWKKRSILFELPYWKDMPVRYNIDVMHVEKNVSDALLSTLMGSAKSKDGLKERKDLEDMGIRSNLHTETRGKRIYLPPAAYWLSKEEKSICKRLSKFRGTDGYCANISNCVSLNPPSIGSMKSHDHHVLMHNLLPVALRGLLPKGTRNAVTRVFNFFNKLCQRSIDPEKLIYLESEFVETMCELERFFPPCLFDIMFHLPIHLAREARLGGHVHFRWMYPFERYMKTLKAYVKNYARPEACMAEGYLAGECIAVCLEFLQNSVPVEETLKRNEDVEPDELILEGRPLRKPIKVTLSEKERDISHRYVLLNTSVMEPYLA; encoded by the exons ATGGTTGCAGAGGAAGAATATGAAGAACATTTTGATCAATGGCGTTGGAAGAAACGATCAATATTGTTTGAGTTACCATACTGGAAG GACATGCCGGTACGTTACAACATTGATGTCATGCATGTGGAAAAGAACGTTTCTGATGCTTTACTGTCTACTTTAATGGGGAGTGCTAAATCAAAAGATGgcttgaaagaaagaaaagacttgGAAGACATGGGAATTCGAAGTAACTTGCACACAGAGACACGAGGAAAGAGGATATACTTGCCTCCAGCGGCTTATTGGCTctccaaagaagaaaagagcATCTGCAAGCGGTTATCTAAGTTCAGAGGCACGGATGGCTACTGTGCCAATATCTCGAACTGTGTTTCTTTAAATCCTCCTAGCATTGGTAGTATGAAGTCACACGATCATCATGTACTAATGCATAATCTTCTTCCTGTGGCATTGAGAGGTTTGCTACCAAAGGGAACGAGGAATGCTGTTACTCGTGTATTCAACTTCTTCAACAAATTGTGCCAGCGTTCTATTGACCCAGAGAAGTTAATATACTTAGAGTCTGAGTTTGTAGAGACAATGTGCGAATTGGAGCGTTTCTTTCCTCCATGCCTTTTTGATATCATGTTCCACCTTCCCATTCATCTAGCTAGGGAGGCACGTTTGGGTGGACATGTCCACTTTCGGTGGATGTATCCCTTTGAGAG GTACATGAAGACACTTAAGgcatatgttaaaaattatgcAAGGCCAGAAGCGTGTATGGCTGAAGGATACTTGGCTGGTGAATGCATTGCCGTCTGCTTAGAGTTTCTTCAGAATTCTGTACCAGTTGAAGAAACACTAAAGCGTAATGAAGACGTTGAGCCTGATGAGCTCATACTTGAAGGACGTCCATTGCGGAAGCCTATAAAAGTAACACTttcagagaaagaaagagacatATCTCATCGATATGTGTTGTTGAACACATCAGTTATGGAGCCATATCTTGCGTAA
- the LOC106397926 gene encoding uncharacterized protein LOC106397926, whose amino-acid sequence MEKAWVWLPRANLEYEEGAKQFVTESARLLGNHVEILCPCIDCPNVCHQVSETVLEHLVIRGMDLKYKRNASWSKHWDVRNTNRGDFQNSESEAYELIRTAFEKEGSEQRSEHIEGQFEGSETNEDSEFMKKLKDAETPLYTRSPNHTKVSAIMGLYRIKVKSGMSANHFDQLLTLVHDFLPQDNVLPKSTDEMKKFLKIFGFGYDMIHACKNDCILYRKQYEKMEICPRCSASRWETDKHTGEEKQGIPVKVLSNARVDGTLRHPVHSLTWAQGNDKWPDFAAEPRNLRLGLSTDGMNPFSIQSTNHSTWPVMLVNYNMPPTMCMKAENIMLTMLIPGPTAPSNNIDVYLAPLIDDLKDLWSEGIDVYDSFLKETFRLRALLMWTITDYPALGVLSRCKVKGKQACNVCGKDTHSRWLKFSRKYVYMGNRRRLRPGHPYRSRKGWFE is encoded by the exons ATGGAAAAGGCATGGGTTTGGCTACCAAG AGCTAACCTTGAGTATGAGGAAGGAGCAAAACAATTTGTGACAGAATCAGCGAGGTTGTTGGGTAATCATGTAGAGATTCTATGTCCTTGCATAGATTGCCCGAATGTTTGCCACCAAGTTAGTGAAACAGTATTAGAGCATTTAGTTATTAGAGGGATGGATCTTAAGTACAAGAGAAATGCAAGTTGGAGTAAGCATTGGGACGTAAGGAATACTAACCGGGGTGATTTTCAGAATTCTGAATCAGAGGCTTATGAGTTGATTAGGACAGCATTTGAAAAAGAAGGAAGTGAACAGCGATCAGAGCACATTGAAGGCCAGTTTGAGGGTTCTGAAACTAATGAAGATTCAGAGTTTATGAAGAAATTAAAGGATGCTGAAACTCCTTTATACACAAGGAGTCCCAATCACACTAAGGTTTCTGCAATCATGGGCCTCTACCGCATTAAAGTGAAGAGTGGGATGTCAGCGAACCACTTTGATCAGCTTTTGACATTGGTTCATGATTTTCTTCCTCAGGATAATGTGCTTCCAAAGTCCACAGATGAGATGAAGAAGTTTTTGAAGATTTTTGGGTTTGGCTATGATATGATCCACGCATGCAAGAATGATTGTATCCTTTATCGGAAACAATATGAGAAGATGGAAATCTGCCCAAGATGTAGTGCATCCAGATGGGAAACTGATAAACACACTGGTGAGGAGAAGCAGGGGATTCCAGTGAAGGTCCTAAG CAATGCTAGAGTAGATGGTACATTGCGACACCCAGTGCATTCATTGACTTGGGCTCAAGGAAATGATAAATGGCCAGATTTTGCTGCTGAACCGAGAAACCTTCGACTTGGCCTGTCTACAGATGGTATGAATCCTTTCTCTATTCAGAGTACTAATCACAGTACATGGCCAGTGATGTTAGTGAACTACAACATGCCTCCAACTATGTGTATGAAGGCAGAGAATATAATGCTCACCATGCTCATCCCTGGTCCAACTGCACCGAGCAACAACATTGACGTATATCTGGCACCACTGATAGATGATTTAAAGGATTTGTGGAGTGAAGGTATAGACGTATATGACTCATTTCTGAAAGAGACATTCAGACTTAGAGCTTTGCTGATGTGGACTATCACGGATTATCCAGCGTTAGGGGTTCTTTCTAGATGTAAAGTGAAAGGGAAACAAGCATGCAACGTATGTGGTAAGGATACACATAGTAGATGGTTGAAGTTCAGTCGGAAATATGTGTATATGGGCAATAGAAGACGACTCAGACCAGGTCATCCATACAGGAGCCGCAAGGGATGGTTTGAATAG
- the LOC106414488 gene encoding S-type anion channel SLAH1-like codes for MESLVIPTQEVHIDIDDSTSISKERNTDLVHAKPIVLMSILSGLHAGYFRISLSLCSQALLWKIMIAPDSMSMSHLHSNLPSMAFHLLWYLALATQVLLCLLYALKCFFFFDMVKEEFSHYIGVNYLYAPSISWLILLQSAPMMEPQSILYQTLFSVFALPVLTLDTKLYGQWFTTEKRFLSMMANPASQVSVIANLVAARGAAEMGWRECALCLFSLGMVHYLVIFVTLYQRLPGGNNFPTKLRPVFFLFFAAPAMGSFAWNSICESFDPLAKMLFFLSIFIFMSLVCRPNLFKKSMKRFNVAWWAYSFPITFLALNSVQYALEVKEQVAAGLMLISSSISVLIFLGLMILTAANSNRLLRRDPVLGSVTSPKVKSRQRS; via the exons ATGGAAAGCTTGGTGATTCCTACGCAAGAAGTTCATATCGATATTGATGACTCGACATCGATCAGTAAAGAGAGAAACACTGACCTCGTTCATGCCAAACCCATTGTTCTAATGTCTATTTTGAGTGGTCTCCATGCGGGCTATTTCAGAATAAGCCTCTCTCTCTGCAGCCAAGCTCTGCTGTGGAAGATAATGATTGCACCTGATTCAATGAGCATGTCCCATTTGCATAGCAATCTCCCGTCTATGGCATTCCATCTCCTGTGGTACTTAGCACTTGCAACACAAGTGTTACTCTGTCTTTTGTATGCGTTGaagtgttttttcttctttgacaTGGTGAAGGAAGAGTTCTCCCATTATATTGGAGTGAACTATCTTTACGCTCCATCCATCTCATGGCTTATCTTGCTTCAGTCAGCTCCCATGATGGAACCACAAAGCATTTTGTATCAGACATTATTCTCGGTGTTTGCTCTTCCGGTCTTGACCCTCGACACAAAGCTTTATGGCCAGTGGTTCACAACAGAGAAAAGGTTTTTGTCGATGATGGCAAACCCGGCAAGCCAAGTATCAGTAATAGCAAACCTAGTGGCTGCAAGGGGAGCAGCAGAGATGGGTTGGAGAGAGTGTGCTCTATGCTTGTTCTCGCTAGGGATGGTTCACTATTTGGTTATCTTTGTCACACTTTATCAACGCCTACCAGGTGGAAACAACTTCCCGACCAAGCTGAGGCCagttttcttcttgttctttgcTGCACCAGCCATGGGAAGTTTTGCTTGGAACTCTATTTGTGAAAGCTTTGATCCTCTAGCAAAGATGTTGTTCTTTCTTTCAATCTTCATCTTCATGTCTCTG GTCTGTAGGCCAAATCTTTTCAAGAAGTCAATGAAGAGATTCAATGTCGCATGGTGGGCTTACTCGTTTCCAATCACCTTTCTTGCTTTAAACTCAGTTCAGTATGCACTGGAGGTGAAAGAACAGGTCGCTGCTGGATTAATGCTCATCTCCTCATCTATCTCAGTTTTGATTTTCCTCGGTTTGATGATACTGACAGCAGCAAACAGCAATCGACTACTCAGACGTGATCCTGTTCTCGGTTCTGTTACTAGTCCAAAAGTCAAGTCAAGGCAAAGAAGCTAG